Proteins encoded within one genomic window of uncultured Desulfobacter sp.:
- a CDS encoding FmdE family protein → MKRSFIISCTALVFALTAAQSVAAMPSITPVVEKAMATLQVSKATPDFLVLTNATAVMTDGKSSLPILAQVQEATGAMVGKGNLLFFQRPQTAPLRVMLLKKSDRNVVIISADNAKWAVDTLDFTLKTVSDPNFWKDATDKYAAGKDLFTLSTLGNAWAEGAPYDFLKSAELHNHICPGLTSGYLMAHFILDHYPLEQGQRYTIISCPVWCKEDAFQVVMDQTPGKRGLVVKPLSDEQKEKISIPNPAGMVLIWDKKLKKGKGVALSFDFNTLKGLYPKETPKAASILYTAKYLSSPDKFVSVAKEFALDETLFNRIREAGSNPWEVAGLTKP, encoded by the coding sequence ATGAAACGCTCTTTTATCATCTCCTGTACCGCTTTGGTCTTTGCTTTAACGGCAGCCCAAAGCGTTGCGGCAATGCCCTCCATCACCCCCGTGGTTGAAAAGGCCATGGCCACTCTACAGGTTTCTAAGGCAACTCCCGATTTTTTGGTACTGACCAACGCAACAGCCGTTATGACGGATGGAAAATCAAGCCTACCCATTCTGGCACAGGTTCAGGAAGCCACCGGTGCCATGGTGGGAAAGGGTAATCTGCTTTTTTTCCAGCGACCCCAGACCGCCCCGTTACGTGTCATGCTCTTAAAGAAATCAGACAGAAACGTTGTAATCATCAGTGCAGACAACGCTAAATGGGCTGTGGACACCCTTGATTTTACCCTCAAAACAGTTTCAGATCCTAATTTCTGGAAGGATGCCACAGATAAATATGCGGCAGGCAAAGATCTATTCACCCTCTCCACTTTGGGAAATGCCTGGGCCGAAGGCGCTCCCTACGATTTTCTCAAATCCGCCGAACTTCACAACCACATCTGCCCAGGTCTCACCTCGGGCTATCTGATGGCCCATTTTATTCTGGATCACTATCCCCTGGAACAAGGCCAGAGATACACGATCATCAGCTGTCCGGTCTGGTGCAAGGAAGACGCTTTCCAAGTGGTCATGGATCAGACCCCGGGTAAACGCGGCCTGGTGGTAAAACCGTTGTCCGACGAACAAAAAGAAAAAATATCCATCCCCAATCCGGCAGGCATGGTCCTGATCTGGGACAAAAAACTTAAAAAAGGCAAAGGCGTTGCTTTGAGCTTTGATTTTAATACGCTCAAAGGGCTTTACCCAAAGGAGACACCCAAGGCTGCGTCGATTCTGTATACCGCCAAGTATCTGTCATCACCTGACAAATTTGTGTCTGTAGCAAAGGAATTTGCTCTGGATGAAACCCTGTTCAACCGTATACGTGAAGCCGGCAGCAACCCGTGGGAGGTGGCAGGCCTGACAAAGCCCTAA
- a CDS encoding ATP-binding cassette domain-containing protein, which yields MLELKDIYFTVPDEDAENGRAEKTILNGINFTFEQGKFYAITGPNGGGKTTLAKTIMGINQATGGQIIYNGKNITDMSITERAREGIAYGFQQSARFKGVTFRDLLAIAAGTDDEGQLMDILARVGFCSLDFLDKPVDTKLSGGEIKKIELATTIARNPGLAIYDEPDTGIDLWTIDPMVSLIKRQITEKGTTTIVVSHNKAFLEAADCLLLIKKGQIEFIGDLEGAMPLLSDLSVCGYGDVCEGDIDARCYR from the coding sequence ATGCTGGAGCTTAAAGATATATATTTTACCGTACCTGACGAAGACGCGGAAAACGGGCGTGCCGAAAAAACCATTCTCAACGGTATTAATTTTACCTTTGAACAAGGAAAATTTTACGCAATCACCGGTCCCAACGGCGGCGGAAAAACCACCTTGGCCAAAACAATTATGGGGATCAACCAAGCCACCGGTGGACAGATCATATACAACGGCAAAAATATTACGGATATGTCGATTACCGAACGGGCCAGGGAAGGTATCGCCTATGGATTCCAGCAATCGGCCCGGTTTAAAGGGGTCACATTCAGGGATCTTCTGGCCATTGCCGCCGGCACCGATGACGAAGGTCAACTGATGGATATCCTGGCCCGGGTGGGGTTCTGCTCCCTGGATTTTCTCGACAAGCCTGTGGATACCAAACTTTCCGGGGGCGAGATCAAAAAAATTGAACTGGCCACCACCATTGCCCGGAACCCCGGCCTGGCCATTTATGATGAACCGGACACAGGGATTGACCTTTGGACCATAGACCCCATGGTTTCACTGATAAAACGGCAGATTACGGAAAAAGGGACAACAACCATCGTGGTCAGCCATAACAAGGCCTTCCTTGAAGCGGCAGACTGTCTGCTGCTGATTAAAAAAGGGCAGATTGAATTCATTGGTGATCTGGAAGGCGCTATGCCGCTGCTCAGTGATTTAAGCGTTTGCGGATACGGAGATGTATGTGAAGGAGATATTGATGCTAGATGCTATAGATAA
- a CDS encoding SufD family Fe-S cluster assembly protein: MLDAIDKNLLKAVANLDGIPNGVFNIRKNGQLLTRNVSDNINIEPNEDNTGIVVTVKPGVTNESIHIPVILSQAGLHDVVYNTFIIGEGADVTIVAGCGIHCSSHKSEGHEGIHEFRVGKNATIRYEEKHVATGEGKGKRSLNPTTKVYLDENAVVEMELTQIGGVDEAKRVNEAELAAGSSLFITERILTEGDQIAVSENNIILKGDNSKTNLVSRSVIKENSKQDFYANVEARAKSYGHIECDAIIMDNGVNETVPALRALHPDAELTHEASIGKIANDQLIKLMSLGLTYDEAVDRIIRGFLK, encoded by the coding sequence ATGCTAGATGCTATAGATAAAAATTTATTAAAGGCCGTGGCAAACCTGGACGGTATCCCCAACGGTGTATTCAATATCCGGAAAAACGGCCAACTTTTGACCCGGAATGTGTCGGATAATATCAACATTGAACCCAACGAAGATAACACTGGCATTGTGGTGACCGTTAAACCGGGTGTGACCAATGAATCAATTCACATTCCGGTGATCCTGAGTCAGGCAGGCCTGCATGATGTGGTGTACAACACCTTTATTATTGGGGAAGGTGCCGATGTGACCATCGTTGCCGGATGCGGCATCCACTGTTCAAGCCACAAAAGTGAGGGCCACGAAGGCATCCATGAATTCCGGGTGGGCAAAAACGCCACAATCCGCTACGAGGAAAAACACGTTGCCACAGGTGAGGGGAAAGGCAAACGCAGCCTGAATCCCACCACAAAGGTATATTTGGACGAAAATGCCGTGGTGGAGATGGAATTGACCCAAATCGGCGGCGTGGATGAGGCAAAACGAGTGAATGAGGCTGAACTTGCCGCAGGCAGTTCTCTCTTTATCACCGAACGAATCCTGACCGAAGGAGATCAGATTGCTGTCTCGGAAAACAACATCATTCTCAAGGGAGACAACAGCAAAACCAACCTGGTCTCCCGGTCGGTGATTAAAGAAAACTCAAAACAGGATTTTTACGCCAACGTGGAGGCGAGAGCCAAAAGCTATGGTCACATCGAATGTGACGCCATCATCATGGACAACGGCGTAAATGAGACGGTGCCGGCCCTTCGTGCCCTGCACCCGGATGCAGAATTGACCCATGAAGCATCCATCGGCAAAATCGCCAATGACCAATTGATCAAATTGATGAGTTTAGGCCTCACATACGATGAAGCCGTGGACAGAATCATCAGAGGATTTTTGAAGTAA
- a CDS encoding cytidylate kinase-like family protein has protein sequence MNRSIHKIIDEQVKRWEMQKKRDEKSVDTCRVITISREFGSRGQQVAEALAHALEYDLFHHEILESMIKESQNAKVLLETLDEKGMNIVEDLVAELVHEHHLWPDEYSKILLRVLNTIGRHGNAVILGRGANFALKNINALRVRIVAPDALRRKVVQEARGLNAEDAQKMMVSTDANRTAFIRRYFNADTQDPANYDLVLNTGTLPVEKAVSIIQAALA, from the coding sequence ATGAACAGGTCCATTCATAAAATTATCGATGAGCAGGTCAAACGGTGGGAAATGCAGAAAAAGCGGGATGAAAAATCTGTGGATACCTGCCGGGTGATTACTATTTCAAGGGAATTCGGCAGCCGTGGACAGCAAGTGGCTGAAGCGCTTGCCCATGCATTGGAATATGATCTGTTTCACCATGAAATTCTTGAAAGCATGATCAAAGAGTCCCAGAACGCAAAAGTGTTACTTGAAACCCTTGATGAGAAAGGAATGAATATCGTGGAAGACCTGGTTGCCGAGTTGGTCCATGAACACCATCTCTGGCCGGACGAATATTCAAAAATTCTGCTTCGGGTGCTCAATACGATCGGTAGACACGGCAATGCCGTTATTCTCGGCAGGGGAGCCAACTTTGCCTTGAAAAATATTAACGCCTTGCGGGTAAGAATCGTTGCCCCCGATGCCCTGCGCCGGAAGGTGGTGCAAGAGGCCCGTGGGTTGAACGCGGAAGATGCCCAGAAAATGATGGTCAGTACCGATGCCAACAGGACCGCCTTTATCAGGCGGTATTTTAATGCAGATACCCAAGATCCGGCAAACTACGACTTGGTTTTAAACACAGGCACCCTGCCCGTGGAAAAGGCGGTCAGCATTATCCAGGCGGCTCTGGCTTAG
- the fabG gene encoding 3-oxoacyl-ACP reductase FabG, which translates to MSQKIDTKTAVITGASRGIGRAIAIELAGQGYYTFINYHSDKTGAENTLEQVRAVGSNGEIMQFDVANKEQSKAAVDHIVGRCETIDVLINNAGIVDDGLFIMMKEESWDKVIRTSLDGFYNMTKPILKRMVRQKRGAVVSIASLSGLTGNRGQANYSAAKAGLIGASRSIASEVARLGIRINVVAPGLIETDMTKNLPMDNVKTMIPMARVGRPEEVAGVVKFLCSENASYVTGQVISVNGGMF; encoded by the coding sequence ATGTCCCAGAAAATAGATACAAAAACAGCAGTCATCACAGGCGCAAGCCGGGGAATCGGCCGGGCCATTGCCATTGAACTTGCAGGACAGGGGTATTATACCTTCATAAATTACCACTCGGACAAAACCGGTGCTGAGAATACGCTGGAACAGGTCCGGGCCGTTGGCTCCAATGGAGAAATCATGCAGTTTGATGTGGCAAACAAAGAGCAGTCCAAAGCTGCCGTTGACCATATCGTGGGCCGGTGCGAGACCATTGATGTACTGATAAACAATGCAGGTATTGTGGATGACGGTTTATTCATCATGATGAAGGAAGAAAGCTGGGACAAGGTGATCCGGACCAGTCTTGACGGTTTTTACAATATGACAAAGCCGATCCTGAAAAGAATGGTTCGCCAAAAACGGGGGGCGGTTGTCTCCATCGCATCGTTGTCCGGTCTGACAGGCAATCGGGGACAGGCCAATTACAGTGCGGCCAAGGCTGGACTTATCGGTGCCAGCCGCAGCATTGCATCCGAAGTGGCTCGGCTCGGCATCCGCATCAATGTCGTGGCGCCAGGGCTCATTGAAACCGACATGACCAAGAATCTGCCCATGGACAATGTCAAAACCATGATTCCCATGGCCCGGGTGGGCCGCCCCGAAGAGGTGGCAGGGGTGGTAAAATTTCTATGTTCCGAGAATGCATCCTACGTCACCGGCCAGGTGATCTCAGTCAACGGTGGCATGTTCTAA
- a CDS encoding outer membrane lipoprotein carrier protein LolA, protein MRMVKNFFLGGVVVLITAMVSAGAIAATMADMQEAAGSIRSISADFIQEKHMKILVKPLISKGIIRFQSPDSLRFEYREPIQNILIMQGKSVSRYIRKDDTFVRDNAAAMGAMTIVMDEISQWLKGDFNTSVFHATIEDTPEPGRIILAPKDKAMTHFIQDIVLILSEQPGVFKEVIIRENQDSYTRLRFDKVKLNEDINPEVFTAPK, encoded by the coding sequence ATGCGCATGGTAAAAAATTTTTTCCTAGGGGGGGTGGTTGTCTTGATTACGGCAATGGTTTCAGCCGGCGCAATCGCAGCGACCATGGCGGACATGCAGGAGGCGGCCGGCAGCATCCGGTCAATCAGTGCAGATTTTATCCAGGAAAAGCATATGAAGATCCTCGTGAAACCGCTGATTTCCAAAGGGATTATCCGATTTCAAAGCCCGGATTCACTTAGGTTTGAATACCGGGAACCCATTCAAAACATCCTTATCATGCAGGGTAAAAGCGTTTCTCGTTATATACGCAAGGATGACACCTTTGTCCGGGACAATGCGGCGGCCATGGGTGCCATGACGATTGTCATGGATGAAATCAGCCAATGGCTGAAAGGGGATTTCAACACCAGTGTTTTCCATGCGACCATTGAGGATACGCCGGAACCCGGCAGAATCATCCTGGCGCCAAAGGATAAGGCCATGACCCACTTTATCCAGGACATTGTCCTGATATTATCTGAACAGCCGGGCGTATTTAAAGAGGTCATTATCCGAGAAAACCAGGACTCTTATACCCGCCTTCGATTTGATAAAGTAAAACTGAATGAAGACATTAACCCAGAGGTGTTTACAGCTCCAAAATGA
- a CDS encoding radical SAM protein has product MKLKLIYPKWTKLDRQTEFHLPPHGPVVFAAALPDYIDVEFIDENVQTIDFDEQLDVVAISMMLTIQVNRGIAIAKKFRAKGIPVIAGGIATMLHAEQMIGQVDSVFLGEAEGRMEKVFNDLKKNRLAPVYDYLSSQPPIEMVGPARRDILDRDLYNYKGVQMVDLVHASRGCRFNCYPCAVAYLGGRKFRPRPIDKTIEELAGIDNNRLFIVDNSLAQDKQWELDLFREMIPLKKKWCCHPIENDPKVLDLAAQAGAWYVYQAVFDTSDLIRDRIKRYHDYGIGVEGTILLGLDHHTENSIKRLIDFLLEIDLDLAEFTVLTPFPHTRAWEELNRQNRILSYDWDEYSADKVVYQPKNMAPERLQELLQYAWDSFYQDEPQNIKMYKLLKTVIQKEKADNTYRPRNRKLVGSAFGRPAGQQNSDPLQGNHSNIRNTE; this is encoded by the coding sequence ATGAAGCTGAAACTGATTTATCCCAAATGGACAAAACTTGACCGACAGACCGAATTTCATCTACCTCCCCATGGGCCTGTTGTGTTTGCAGCCGCCCTGCCCGATTATATCGACGTCGAGTTTATTGATGAAAATGTCCAAACCATTGACTTCGACGAACAGCTGGACGTGGTTGCGATCTCTATGATGCTCACCATCCAGGTGAACCGGGGCATTGCCATTGCTAAAAAATTCAGGGCCAAAGGCATTCCGGTCATTGCCGGGGGCATTGCCACCATGCTCCATGCCGAACAGATGATCGGCCAGGTGGACAGCGTGTTTCTTGGCGAGGCCGAAGGAAGGATGGAAAAGGTCTTTAACGACCTTAAAAAAAACCGGCTGGCTCCTGTGTATGATTATCTGTCTTCACAGCCGCCCATTGAGATGGTGGGTCCGGCCAGAAGGGATATTCTTGACCGGGATCTATACAACTATAAAGGGGTGCAAATGGTGGATCTGGTCCATGCTTCCCGGGGATGCCGGTTTAACTGCTATCCTTGCGCCGTGGCCTACCTTGGGGGACGTAAGTTCAGACCCAGACCCATTGACAAAACCATTGAAGAGCTGGCCGGCATTGACAATAACCGGCTCTTTATCGTGGACAACTCCCTGGCCCAGGACAAGCAGTGGGAACTGGACCTGTTCCGGGAGATGATCCCTTTAAAGAAAAAATGGTGCTGCCACCCCATTGAAAACGACCCTAAAGTGCTGGACCTGGCTGCCCAGGCAGGTGCCTGGTATGTTTACCAGGCCGTTTTCGACACCTCGGATTTAATCCGGGACAGAATTAAACGCTATCATGATTACGGCATCGGTGTAGAGGGTACGATCCTTCTCGGCCTTGACCACCACACAGAAAACTCCATCAAAAGACTGATTGATTTTCTTTTGGAAATTGATCTTGACCTGGCCGAATTTACCGTACTAACGCCCTTCCCCCACACCCGGGCCTGGGAGGAGCTGAACCGCCAGAACAGAATTCTATCCTATGACTGGGATGAGTATTCTGCCGACAAAGTGGTGTATCAGCCCAAAAACATGGCTCCGGAACGGCTCCAGGAGCTGCTCCAGTATGCCTGGGATTCCTTTTACCAGGATGAACCCCAGAATATCAAAATGTACAAATTGTTAAAGACGGTCATTCAAAAAGAAAAAGCGGATAACACCTATCGCCCCAGAAACCGGAAACTTGTTGGCTCCGCGTTTGGGCGGCCTGCCGGTCAACAAAACAGCGATCCATTACAAGGGAACCACAGCAACATCAGGAATACAGAATGA
- a CDS encoding GNAT family N-acetyltransferase: MIREARESDCINIAALSLEVWLTTYSIDGIRTENSKHALSLFTETYFKGLLKDSKYKLLVSTNGVYLRGFALINLESQFEKADNGFEIQKLYVHGPFQSQGIGQTLLSEIIERYGNKFWLYTWIRNKSLGFYKKYGFVDIGQYNFKLGNHIIENCVLAYVHT, encoded by the coding sequence ATGATTAGAGAAGCAAGAGAATCTGACTGCATCAATATAGCAGCGCTCTCTTTGGAGGTGTGGCTGACAACATATTCCATTGATGGCATTCGAACTGAAAATTCAAAGCATGCTTTATCCCTTTTCACAGAAACATATTTCAAAGGATTATTAAAGGACTCTAAATATAAGCTATTAGTTTCCACTAATGGCGTTTATCTTAGAGGATTTGCGCTGATAAATCTGGAATCTCAATTCGAAAAAGCAGATAATGGTTTTGAGATTCAAAAACTTTATGTACATGGCCCGTTCCAAAGCCAAGGTATTGGTCAAACTTTGCTATCAGAAATAATAGAACGGTATGGGAATAAATTTTGGCTTTATACCTGGATTCGGAATAAATCCTTAGGTTTTTATAAAAAATATGGATTCGTGGACATTGGGCAATACAATTTTAAATTGGGGAATCATATTATTGAAAACTGTGTTTTAGCTTATGTCCACACATAA
- a CDS encoding AraC family transcriptional regulator yields MTDVIEDKKDKSKRDEYISRINRVIDFIDTNIDKEFSLRTLAEVACFSQFHFHRIFKAMYGETLHQFIQRLRIEKAASQLIHWPEKSITEIAFGCGFSSSAAFARAFKAKFKMSASQWRSKNDLQNSNIWKDFHIASYYIDSVTNNLIWRIQLTMLIDNNPIVCFNLHT; encoded by the coding sequence ATGACTGACGTCATTGAAGATAAAAAGGATAAATCCAAACGAGACGAGTATATCTCTCGAATCAATCGGGTTATTGACTTTATCGATACAAATATTGATAAAGAATTTTCTCTCAGAACGCTTGCCGAAGTTGCTTGTTTCTCTCAATTTCATTTTCATCGAATTTTCAAGGCAATGTATGGAGAGACACTGCATCAATTTATACAAAGACTAAGAATAGAAAAAGCAGCGTCTCAACTTATCCACTGGCCAGAAAAATCAATTACCGAAATTGCCTTTGGCTGTGGTTTTTCCAGCTCAGCAGCGTTTGCCCGGGCATTCAAGGCCAAATTTAAAATGAGTGCAAGCCAATGGCGGTCGAAAAACGATCTGCAAAATAGCAATATCTGGAAAGATTTCCATATCGCCTCCTATTACATTGACAGTGTAACCAATAATCTAATTTGGAGGATTCAGTTGACAATGTTAATTGACAACAATCCAATCGTTTGTTTTAATCTGCATACGTGA